A window from Pseudomonadota bacterium encodes these proteins:
- a CDS encoding AmpG family muropeptide MFS transporter — translation MPGDGGERRSLIRTVFSRRMLICVFNGISAGMPLFFVYHLIPAWLRSEQVDLKTIGLFSLVGIPYTWKFIWSPLMDRFVPPFLGRRRGWMLITQIALLLTMTTIGFADPQQKILFIAMLAFIVAFFSASQDIVLDAYRRELLPDNELGLGNSMYVNGYRAAVFIPGGLGLILADHLLWEQVFMVIGSFMVIGIIKTLLIKEIAVSVSPPRSLCEAVVKPFSEFFGREGGAGQGVLILAFLFLYKIGDNMATALSTPFYLDMGFSMTVIGTMVKLINFWAMIIGSFIGGVVIYKTGINRSLWLFGVVQMVSILGFAVLSESGANVTILGFVIGFEYLGVGLGTAALVAFMSRTTSMNFTATQFALFSSLIALPRTFANASTGFLIEGVGKDDGIYYSLLGAWDGLGYTGFFIFCTICAVPGMILLKWVAPWNEQRQVY, via the coding sequence ATGCCTGGAGATGGGGGCGAGCGCAGAAGCCTGATACGGACAGTATTCAGCAGAAGGATGTTGATCTGTGTTTTTAACGGCATTTCAGCAGGAATGCCGCTTTTTTTTGTTTATCATCTGATCCCTGCATGGTTGCGAAGTGAGCAGGTGGATTTAAAAACCATCGGTCTGTTTTCACTGGTTGGAATCCCGTATACCTGGAAGTTCATCTGGTCACCATTGATGGATCGTTTTGTTCCGCCCTTTCTGGGGAGAAGACGTGGCTGGATGCTGATCACCCAGATTGCCTTGCTCCTGACCATGACCACCATCGGCTTTGCTGATCCGCAACAGAAAATCCTGTTCATCGCCATGCTCGCCTTCATCGTCGCATTTTTTTCAGCGAGCCAGGATATAGTTCTTGATGCTTATCGACGCGAACTTCTTCCCGACAATGAACTCGGACTCGGGAATTCAATGTATGTCAATGGGTATCGGGCCGCTGTGTTTATTCCAGGCGGTCTTGGGCTGATTCTGGCTGATCATCTTTTATGGGAACAGGTGTTCATGGTCATTGGTTCATTCATGGTCATCGGGATCATCAAAACCCTGCTTATAAAGGAAATAGCAGTATCTGTTTCACCTCCCCGGTCATTGTGTGAGGCGGTCGTCAAACCATTCAGTGAGTTTTTTGGCAGGGAAGGTGGCGCAGGTCAGGGGGTTTTGATTCTCGCATTTCTTTTTCTGTACAAGATCGGTGATAATATGGCGACGGCACTTTCAACACCGTTCTATCTCGACATGGGCTTTTCCATGACGGTCATCGGGACCATGGTCAAGCTGATAAACTTCTGGGCCATGATCATCGGTTCGTTTATAGGTGGCGTGGTCATCTATAAAACCGGGATTAACAGAAGTCTCTGGCTTTTCGGGGTGGTTCAGATGGTATCTATTCTGGGGTTTGCGGTTCTATCTGAAAGCGGAGCCAATGTGACGATCCTTGGCTTTGTGATCGGTTTTGAATATCTGGGGGTCGGTCTCGGGACGGCCGCTCTGGTTGCTTTCATGTCAAGAACGACCAGCATGAATTTTACGGCGACTCAGTTTGCGCTGTTTTCGAGTCTTATTGCTTTGCCGCGAACATTTGCTAACGCATCGACAGGCTTTCTGATTGAAGGTGTCGGAAAGGATGATGGAATCTATTACTCCCTGCTCGGGGCATGGGATGGGCTCGGCTATACAGGATTTTTTATTTTTTGTACAATTTGTGCCGTCCCGGGAATGATATTACTCAAATGGGTGGCTCCATGGAATGAACAGCGGCAGGTGTATTGA
- a CDS encoding tetratricopeptide repeat protein, giving the protein MSPQRQLAHHRYALEMGFFETVILQGNRILKESETKSPADVALYALGETYAHHAFKGKDYGLSKYYFEKLVRNFPDSPLTWEAKTYLSLYEHFEVLKSEPKPIADEGPNPFSWTTATPDEQRFEKAIARNIDILEQSTEDSPTAAALYNLGLVYAHIDNPAKDFVKSRGYFEELIRKFPETSLAEEARVWTGLFLIIEKMQQIDMDIEQQKKQLNR; this is encoded by the coding sequence ATGAGCCCCCAAAGGCAACTGGCACACCATAGATATGCGCTGGAAATGGGTTTCTTTGAAACCGTGATCCTCCAGGGAAACAGGATCCTCAAAGAGAGCGAGACAAAATCACCGGCGGATGTAGCCTTGTATGCATTGGGAGAAACCTATGCCCATCACGCATTCAAGGGAAAGGATTACGGGTTGTCCAAATACTATTTCGAGAAACTTGTCCGGAATTTCCCTGATTCTCCTCTGACCTGGGAGGCCAAAACCTATCTCAGTCTTTATGAACATTTCGAGGTACTGAAAAGTGAACCGAAGCCCATTGCAGATGAAGGGCCGAATCCCTTCTCCTGGACCACGGCGACACCTGATGAACAGCGTTTTGAAAAGGCGATAGCTCGCAATATCGACATTCTTGAGCAATCTACCGAAGATTCCCCGACAGCAGCGGCCCTGTACAATCTTGGTCTCGTCTATGCCCATATAGACAACCCGGCAAAAGATTTTGTAAAGTCCCGAGGTTATTTTGAGGAATTGATCCGGAAATTCCCTGAAACCTCCCTGGCGGAAGAGGCCAGGGTGTGGACCGGTCTTTTCCTGATCATCGAGAAAATGCAGCAGATTGACATGGATATCGAACAGCAGAAGAAGCAGTTGAACAGGTAA
- a CDS encoding SAP domain-containing protein, whose product MNMKDVKEKAKVLGVNPGKMKKTDLIKTIQMKEGYDACYGSGNKSCSQMECCFRSECITH is encoded by the coding sequence ATGAACATGAAGGATGTCAAGGAGAAGGCAAAAGTTCTGGGAGTCAACCCCGGAAAGATGAAAAAAACAGACCTGATCAAAACCATTCAGATGAAAGAGGGCTATGATGCCTGCTATGGCTCGGGAAACAAGAGCTGTTCCCAGATGGAATGCTGTTTCAGAAGTGAGTGTATCACGCATTGA
- the ftsZ gene encoding cell division protein FtsZ, with amino-acid sequence MFTEIDSVEERVEQVVMPARPESLFSVSENEARIRIVAMGIGGMGQNAMENLAVESVEGLEIYSVNTDMQALSKCRGSQAVQIGKKRTCGRGAGGDSEIGRLSAEDDVESLKNILSGAELVFIAAGMGGGTGTGAAPVIGRICREMGIMTIAVVTTPMNYEGVRRMEKARSGLAAIRRTVDSLMVIENEKLALVMNNEDISIINAFKKADGVLVDGIKSVSRMINLHGYINLDLADLINVVRRPGTEICGDILIGVGEARGEDRASRAAMNALDNPLLAKSDIDGSVNLLVNVAGSENMGLQEALAAVKIIEEKAGNNDREIFMGVVADNSLGDSLCVTVIANGLGDLKEKVKMPVQISTKVTKSEVKPVLQQNAGSFGRAADRKPFQEISRDQRKRDVPAFDRNVVESSISHHRAITSADDMLAQKEDAEGGFAFIKNDLRERPGHKFGHEDSDFSDQKPVTREQYKGYEKKDLFNGEDEYGMSPLIIKDVWRTPAGLRRELCCPAPEETKIVEFGKREKENWRSRVLKENDDRQVSLLDQRFQAACS; translated from the coding sequence ATGTTTACAGAAATCGACAGTGTTGAAGAGAGAGTTGAGCAGGTAGTGATGCCGGCAAGACCTGAATCGTTGTTTTCGGTATCGGAAAATGAGGCGAGAATCAGGATTGTTGCCATGGGAATAGGCGGCATGGGCCAGAATGCCATGGAGAATCTGGCCGTGGAAAGTGTCGAGGGGCTGGAAATCTATTCAGTGAACACGGATATGCAGGCTTTGAGCAAGTGCCGGGGCAGCCAGGCCGTCCAGATCGGGAAAAAAAGAACCTGTGGCAGGGGAGCGGGAGGGGACAGTGAGATCGGTCGATTGTCGGCAGAGGATGATGTTGAGTCCCTGAAGAATATCCTGAGTGGTGCTGAACTTGTCTTTATTGCGGCCGGAATGGGTGGTGGAACCGGCACCGGAGCGGCGCCGGTGATCGGCAGAATCTGCCGGGAAATGGGAATAATGACCATTGCTGTCGTAACAACCCCGATGAATTATGAGGGGGTGCGAAGAATGGAGAAGGCCAGATCGGGACTTGCAGCCATCCGCAGAACGGTCGATTCTTTAATGGTGATAGAAAATGAAAAGCTGGCGTTGGTAATGAATAATGAGGATATCTCGATTATCAATGCCTTCAAAAAGGCGGATGGTGTTCTGGTCGATGGGATAAAGTCGGTTTCCAGAATGATCAACCTCCATGGGTATATAAATCTCGATCTTGCAGACCTGATCAATGTGGTCAGAAGGCCGGGGACAGAAATCTGTGGGGATATCCTGATCGGTGTCGGTGAGGCCCGAGGTGAAGACCGGGCCAGTCGGGCAGCCATGAACGCACTTGATAATCCGCTCCTTGCCAAATCGGACATCGATGGGTCGGTAAACCTTCTGGTCAATGTTGCGGGCAGTGAAAATATGGGGCTGCAGGAGGCTTTGGCGGCTGTAAAAATAATTGAGGAAAAAGCCGGCAACAATGATCGTGAAATATTCATGGGGGTCGTTGCCGACAATTCACTTGGCGACAGTCTGTGTGTGACGGTTATCGCCAACGGATTAGGTGACTTGAAAGAAAAAGTAAAGATGCCGGTGCAGATCAGCACAAAAGTTACAAAATCTGAAGTGAAACCTGTTCTGCAACAAAATGCGGGATCTTTCGGAAGAGCTGCTGACAGAAAACCCTTTCAGGAAATATCGCGGGATCAACGAAAGAGAGATGTTCCGGCATTTGATCGGAATGTTGTGGAGAGTTCTATAAGTCATCACCGGGCAATCACTTCGGCGGATGATATGTTAGCTCAAAAGGAAGATGCTGAAGGGGGCTTCGCATTCATCAAGAATGACTTGAGGGAGCGTCCTGGTCATAAGTTCGGCCATGAGGACAGTGATTTTTCAGATCAGAAACCGGTGACCCGTGAGCAGTATAAAGGATATGAAAAAAAGGACCTTTTCAATGGTGAAGATGAATACGGCATGTCACCTCTGATTATCAAGGATGTGTGGAGAACTCCCGCCGGTTTGCGGCGGGAGTTATGCTGCCCCGCTCCGGAAGAAACAAAAATTGTAGAGTTTGGCAAGCGGGAAAAAGAAAACTGGCGGAGCAGGGTTCTGAAAGAAAATGATGACCGGCAGGTCTCCCTGCTTGACCAGAGGTTCCAGGCTGCCTGCTCCTGA
- a CDS encoding dodecin family protein: MPGSVYQMVEFVGTSKVSWEDAAKNAIIQARKSHSDMRVATVKELDMTIEGEMVATYRTKVSISFKYHV; the protein is encoded by the coding sequence ATGCCTGGCAGTGTATACCAGATGGTGGAGTTTGTCGGAACAAGCAAGGTGTCATGGGAAGATGCAGCCAAAAATGCGATAATCCAGGCCCGGAAGAGCCACAGTGATATGCGGGTTGCCACAGTAAAGGAACTCGATATGACCATTGAAGGGGAGATGGTCGCGACCTACCGGACCAAGGTCAGCATTTCGTTCAAATATCATGTTTGA
- a CDS encoding sigma-54 dependent transcriptional regulator, protein MEQQKILVVDDDRNLLELIQIRLEASDYAVTPASNEDLARELILENRFSAAVIDLQLVNQDGITLMEEIHRKQPDLPVIILTAHGSIESAVDAMSRGAFTYLTKPFDSRELLLQLKRATAQNQLNDEIHRLREFIGEKYDFSNIIARSESMQHVLELVIRIAATDSNVAIYGASGTGKELIAKALHLSSPRKDQPFMAINCAAIPESLLESELFGHAKGAFTGAVKKSLGLFARADHGTLFLDEIGDMPLSLQAKLLRVLQERTIQPLGSEETVPVDVRVIVATNKNLKEEVEKGRFREDLFYRIHVIPIELPSLKERKEDIPLLAGFFINKFSQRMAKTGLSLTPAAMQKLMLHDWPGNVRELENTIEYAMTMADTEKIGEEFILPAESDGNALTPFQDARNKFEKEYLVDLLKTTRGNVSKAATLAGKYRADLYNLMKKHGVTTDEYK, encoded by the coding sequence ATGGAGCAACAAAAGATACTTGTCGTTGACGATGACCGCAACCTGCTGGAACTGATACAGATCCGGCTTGAGGCCTCCGACTACGCTGTCACCCCAGCCTCGAATGAGGATCTGGCCAGGGAACTGATCCTGGAGAACAGATTCTCCGCCGCGGTGATAGATCTGCAGCTGGTCAATCAGGACGGAATCACCCTGATGGAGGAAATCCACCGGAAACAACCCGACCTGCCGGTGATCATTCTGACGGCACACGGCAGCATTGAAAGTGCGGTCGATGCGATGTCCCGGGGGGCCTTCACGTATCTCACCAAACCTTTTGATTCCCGGGAGTTGCTGCTCCAACTCAAAAGAGCTACTGCACAGAATCAGCTGAATGATGAGATCCACAGGCTGCGGGAGTTTATCGGAGAGAAATACGACTTCAGCAATATCATTGCGAGAAGTGAATCGATGCAGCATGTTCTGGAGCTGGTCATCCGGATCGCCGCGACCGATTCCAATGTCGCGATCTACGGCGCCAGCGGCACCGGCAAGGAACTGATCGCCAAAGCCCTCCATCTTTCCAGCCCTCGCAAAGACCAACCCTTTATGGCTATCAACTGCGCCGCTATCCCGGAGTCATTACTTGAAAGCGAGCTTTTCGGGCATGCAAAAGGTGCCTTCACCGGCGCCGTAAAAAAGAGCCTCGGCCTCTTTGCCCGTGCGGATCACGGCACCCTTTTTCTTGATGAAATCGGCGACATGCCTCTCTCACTCCAGGCCAAACTTTTGCGAGTTCTGCAGGAACGGACGATCCAGCCTCTCGGCAGTGAAGAAACCGTGCCTGTTGATGTCAGGGTTATTGTTGCCACCAACAAAAACCTCAAGGAAGAGGTTGAAAAAGGTCGGTTCCGCGAAGATCTCTTTTACCGGATACATGTGATCCCCATTGAGCTCCCCTCTTTAAAAGAAAGAAAAGAGGACATCCCGCTTCTGGCCGGATTTTTCATCAATAAATTTTCACAACGGATGGCAAAAACCGGCCTTTCCCTCACCCCGGCGGCAATGCAGAAACTTATGCTGCATGATTGGCCCGGTAATGTCAGAGAACTGGAAAACACTATAGAATATGCAATGACCATGGCCGACACCGAAAAAATCGGGGAAGAATTCATCCTGCCCGCAGAGAGTGATGGAAATGCTCTGACTCCATTTCAGGACGCTCGCAACAAATTCGAAAAGGAGTATCTCGTGGACCTTCTGAAAACCACCCGCGGCAATGTGAGCAAAGCCGCAACACTTGCCGGAAAATACCGGGCAGACCTGTACAATCTCATGAAAAAACATGGGGTTACCACGGACGAATATAAATGA
- a CDS encoding cytochrome C, whose translation MKLKGLDREAGTFTGIIPPAAVILSLLFTIAWNTSVASAAGQSDFEFDHLLLSGYELSGAHGRIKCEQCHVRGIFLGTPKRCNQCHSQGSEVSASTKTANHIPTTTECGECHSDLSWNGTIRFSHATEASGSCVKCHDGVKIPGKDGAHIPSGNNCEDCHGVNNWIAVRFDHATTGSGCADCHNGLRFPGKHGGHIPSGNTCENCHTSNGWIPATWDHSSAAACATCHNGGSTAGKTPGHPTTTTNCEACHVTRAWKPVSQVDHNEVNGVCAGCHNGQTAVGKGQTHIRSSDHCAACHVTRAWNFLSRVDHNEIIGDCASCHNNVYAPGKGSAHLNSSNNCDSCHNSVAWVPAVTVDHLEITGRCASCHNGQSIIGKPQTHLQTASECDLCHTTSGWIPAGVDHSVITAPCASCHNGTSAPGKNNGHIASSNTCDTCHTTTGWIPANTDHLEVSGACGSCHNNTTAPGKGSAHLNSSNNC comes from the coding sequence ATGAAATTAAAAGGATTGGATAGAGAGGCAGGCACATTTACCGGGATCATACCACCGGCGGCGGTTATTCTTTCACTGCTTTTCACGATTGCCTGGAATACTTCCGTGGCAAGTGCTGCGGGCCAGTCCGACTTTGAATTTGACCACCTTCTCCTGTCAGGATATGAACTTTCCGGGGCGCACGGCAGAATTAAATGTGAACAATGCCATGTCCGCGGCATTTTCCTGGGAACCCCCAAACGGTGCAACCAGTGTCACAGCCAGGGCAGCGAGGTTTCCGCGTCCACCAAAACGGCAAATCATATCCCGACCACTACCGAATGCGGCGAATGTCATTCGGACTTAAGCTGGAATGGCACCATCCGATTCAGTCACGCGACTGAAGCATCCGGCAGCTGTGTAAAATGCCATGACGGAGTAAAAATTCCCGGCAAGGACGGCGCCCACATCCCCTCCGGCAACAATTGCGAAGATTGTCACGGGGTCAACAACTGGATTGCGGTGCGCTTTGATCACGCCACCACCGGCAGCGGCTGTGCTGACTGCCACAATGGGCTAAGGTTTCCCGGCAAACATGGCGGTCATATCCCCTCCGGCAACACCTGCGAAAACTGCCATACTTCAAATGGCTGGATACCGGCAACATGGGACCACTCATCAGCGGCCGCATGCGCCACCTGCCACAACGGCGGGTCAACCGCGGGGAAAACGCCGGGCCATCCCACCACCACCACAAACTGCGAAGCATGTCATGTGACCCGAGCCTGGAAACCGGTTTCACAGGTGGACCACAATGAAGTCAACGGCGTCTGCGCCGGCTGCCATAACGGCCAGACTGCCGTCGGCAAGGGGCAGACCCACATCCGGAGCAGCGATCACTGCGCAGCGTGTCATGTAACCCGCGCCTGGAATTTTCTATCGAGAGTTGATCACAACGAAATCATCGGCGATTGTGCAAGCTGTCACAACAATGTATACGCACCCGGCAAGGGCAGCGCTCATCTCAACAGCAGCAACAACTGCGACAGCTGTCATAACAGTGTCGCCTGGGTACCGGCGGTAACCGTGGACCATCTGGAAATCACCGGCAGGTGTGCGAGCTGCCACAACGGCCAGTCGATCATCGGCAAACCGCAGACCCATCTCCAGACCGCGAGCGAATGCGATCTATGTCATACCACCAGCGGCTGGATCCCGGCCGGAGTCGACCATTCGGTCATCACCGCCCCCTGCGCTTCCTGCCACAACGGAACCTCGGCCCCGGGCAAGAACAATGGCCATATCGCCAGCAGCAACACATGTGACACCTGCCACACCACCACCGGCTGGATCCCGGCCAATACCGACCATCTGGAGGTCAGCGGCGCCTGCGGGTCGTGTCACAACAACACAACCGCCCCGGGCAAGGGCAGCGCTCATCTCAACAGCAGCAACAACTGT
- a CDS encoding HAMP domain-containing histidine kinase: protein MRFSIFTRLATSYLLLFSMFAGVSLFFISHLNRFNQLMESIIHDDTVIMEISDKLSDLLLAESRYDRKFVVLKDVKLYENYLQAKTDFTTLLKKAQVETFSITSKESLNEIELKHTIFSQLIETEKSLILSAEPYPTEYYEDEKKKTANALISRLAQIRNESESGVFRKINNLREESINVSTIAVIITTISLLTGLLIAVIITRSIITPLNIMKAKTKEISMGNFAGDLHITSPPAIHELAVSINDMCHKLQAIDTIKSDFFSHMSHELRTPLTSIQQGTHLLIEGHGAKSPERQQKILGIIAHESERLIQMVNALLDLAKMEAGMLDYNYTATDMAALVKESLSTLMPLAEAKSITISNTVSNLPRLNVDQERIKQVFRNLIGNALKFTPQHGEIKIGAEVADEYVQFSVTDTGPGIPAAELERIFIKFQQVIPATGESIKGTGLGLATVRQIILAHGGKAWATSQEGSGSTFYISLPA from the coding sequence ATGAGATTCTCGATCTTTACTCGACTGGCAACAAGCTACCTGCTTCTCTTCAGCATGTTCGCCGGGGTGAGCCTTTTTTTCATCAGTCATCTCAACCGGTTTAACCAACTCATGGAATCAATCATCCATGATGACACCGTGATCATGGAAATCTCCGACAAACTCTCGGACCTCCTGCTGGCCGAAAGCCGTTACGATCGCAAATTCGTGGTATTAAAGGATGTCAAATTATACGAAAACTATCTGCAGGCGAAAACAGACTTCACCACCCTGCTCAAAAAGGCCCAGGTAGAAACATTTTCCATCACAAGCAAAGAATCACTGAACGAGATCGAATTAAAACACACAATCTTCAGTCAACTGATCGAGACGGAAAAGTCCCTAATCCTCTCCGCTGAACCCTATCCGACTGAATATTATGAGGATGAAAAGAAAAAAACCGCCAATGCACTGATCAGCAGACTCGCTCAAATCAGAAACGAAAGCGAGTCCGGTGTTTTTCGTAAAATCAATAATCTGCGCGAAGAAAGTATCAATGTCAGCACGATTGCAGTTATAATTACGACAATCTCTCTGCTGACCGGGCTACTGATCGCGGTGATCATTACCAGAAGCATCATCACTCCTCTGAACATTATGAAGGCAAAAACCAAAGAGATCTCCATGGGGAATTTTGCCGGGGATCTTCATATCACTTCCCCGCCGGCAATTCACGAGCTGGCGGTCTCAATCAACGACATGTGTCATAAGCTGCAGGCGATCGACACAATCAAGTCGGATTTCTTTTCCCACATGTCTCATGAACTCAGGACACCGCTCACTTCCATTCAGCAGGGGACACATCTTCTTATTGAAGGTCATGGCGCAAAATCGCCGGAACGGCAACAGAAAATCCTTGGCATCATCGCCCATGAAAGCGAACGCCTGATCCAGATGGTCAACGCTCTCCTTGACCTTGCAAAAATGGAAGCCGGAATGCTGGATTACAATTATACAGCGACCGACATGGCGGCTCTGGTCAAGGAATCCCTGTCGACGCTGATGCCTCTCGCAGAGGCAAAATCAATCACCATTTCCAACACGGTCAGCAATCTTCCCCGGCTGAATGTAGATCAGGAAAGGATAAAACAGGTTTTTCGCAACCTGATCGGCAATGCCCTGAAGTTTACGCCGCAACACGGAGAGATCAAGATCGGCGCCGAGGTTGCTGATGAATATGTACAATTTTCCGTCACCGATACCGGGCCTGGCATTCCCGCCGCTGAACTTGAACGGATCTTCATAAAGTTCCAGCAGGTCATTCCAGCCACCGGAGAAAGTATCAAGGGAACCGGCCTGGGGCTGGCTACCGTCAGGCAAATAATTCTTGCGCATGGAGGAAAAGCGTGGGCTACCAGTCAGGAAGGATCAGGGAGCACTTTTTATATTTCGTTACCGGCATAG
- the ftsA gene encoding cell division protein FtsA has product MLTRHIIITSLDIGSTNTTAVIAGVDGHGQVELLGHGCCPTVGYSDDTITDVMELGAMIGRCVGAAEEMAEMNSGSLVASVGGEHVRIMQGRGGIPLHQAGDGHKGVLVNRQDLKKALENAGTIPLPSALQSIHVLPLVYYVDGQKVKDPVGLSGTRIDVDVMIVAAKQSFLRSVMKAAETGGYRIRKFCYRPLATSRAVLSEDEMDQGACMFDIGGRHTDVALFKDGRLLSTSTLMLGGEDFTADTIVHLEVNRDEAENIKFRYGNCETENCDQGEFQIARPTSDGSLWKSVRRKDLGRVVMQPRAEEILEESMFALGLGSAANIMPVCGVLTGGGSKLAGLRGLAIKMLPFPVIADELIGVDTLEGTAPGAEHATALGLALFDMEQRLNRREEVKDNPVSRMFNRVLKKIHTVM; this is encoded by the coding sequence ATGTTGACCAGACACATTATCATTACCTCGCTTGATATTGGCTCGACAAACACCACGGCAGTTATTGCCGGGGTCGACGGGCATGGTCAGGTTGAGCTTCTGGGGCATGGTTGCTGTCCGACCGTAGGATATAGTGATGATACAATCACTGATGTCATGGAGTTGGGAGCGATGATCGGCAGGTGTGTCGGCGCGGCTGAAGAGATGGCTGAGATGAATTCCGGTTCCCTGGTGGCCTCGGTGGGTGGTGAGCATGTGAGAATAATGCAGGGCAGGGGCGGGATCCCGCTGCATCAGGCCGGAGATGGTCACAAGGGGGTGCTGGTGAACCGGCAGGACCTGAAAAAGGCCCTGGAAAATGCCGGGACCATTCCTCTGCCTTCGGCACTGCAATCAATTCACGTCCTTCCCCTGGTGTATTATGTTGACGGCCAGAAGGTGAAGGATCCGGTTGGCTTGAGCGGCACCAGGATAGATGTTGATGTGATGATTGTCGCGGCAAAGCAATCATTCCTGCGGTCGGTGATGAAGGCGGCAGAGACTGGCGGATACAGAATCAGAAAGTTCTGTTACCGGCCGCTTGCAACTTCACGAGCGGTGTTGAGCGAAGATGAAATGGATCAGGGTGCCTGCATGTTTGATATTGGCGGCCGTCATACGGATGTGGCGCTGTTCAAGGATGGAAGGCTGCTCTCAACCTCGACCCTGATGCTCGGCGGAGAGGATTTCACAGCTGATACCATCGTTCATCTGGAAGTGAATCGTGATGAGGCTGAAAATATTAAATTCAGATATGGGAATTGCGAAACAGAAAATTGTGACCAGGGTGAGTTTCAGATTGCCCGCCCAACTTCGGATGGATCGCTATGGAAATCTGTCCGCCGGAAGGATCTGGGTCGGGTGGTTATGCAGCCCAGGGCCGAAGAAATACTTGAGGAATCGATGTTCGCCTTGGGTCTGGGGAGCGCAGCGAATATCATGCCGGTTTGTGGTGTGTTGACCGGTGGAGGGTCAAAGCTTGCAGGGCTCAGAGGGCTTGCGATCAAGATGCTCCCGTTCCCGGTGATTGCCGATGAACTCATCGGGGTGGACACCCTTGAAGGGACTGCTCCGGGAGCCGAACATGCAACGGCCCTGGGGCTCGCGCTTTTTGATATGGAGCAGAGGCTGAACCGTCGGGAAGAGGTTAAGGATAATCCTGTGTCGAGAATGTTCAACAGGGTCTTGAAGAAGATCCATACGGTGATGTGA